From bacterium:
CCGGGAGGAGACCTTTCCGACCCGGTAGTACAGGCAACCCTGCGTATCGTAAAAGTATTCTGGGGGCTGGAAGATAAAATCGCGTATCGCAGGCACTTTCCCGCGATAAACTGGCTCAGGAGTTATTCCCTTTATATTGAAAATATCGAGGAATATCTAAAACGCGTAGCGCCTGATATTCCCGGTCTCCGCGCCAAATCAATGCGCATCCTCCAGGAAGAGGCGGAACTCGAGGAAATTGTGCGCCTTGTGGGGATAGACGCTTTATCGGACCATGATAAGCTTACGATGGAAACCGCTAAATCAATCAGGGAGGACTTTCTGCACCAGAATGCTTTTGATATGCAGGACACTTACACCTCCCTTAATAAACAATACAATATGCTTAAACTTATCATTAACTTCCATCAAAAATCCCTGGAAGGTCTGGAAAAAAAGGTCCCCCTGAAAGAAATTTTTAAACTTCCCGTCAGGGAACAAATTGTTAAAGCGAAATTTACACCGGAAGAAAAACCGGAAATTCTTGTGAATTCAGAGAATGAGATGAATCAAATTTTTGAAAAATTATTTGATCAACATACGGAGAAAAAATAATATGTTCAAAGAATATCTTTCCGTTACAGCTGTTAATGGGCCGCTTTTGCTCGTGGAACGTGTCGAAGGAGTTAAATACGGTGAACTTGTTGAAATTGAGCTTGAAAATAAAGAGGTCAGGCGGGGCCAGGTACTGGAAGTTTCCGGAGATAAAGCCCTTATCCAGATTTTTGAAGGAAGCTCGGGTATCAACCTTACAGGGAGCCGCGTCCGTTTTACCGGGAAAAGCATTGAGATCGGTGTTTCGCTTGACATGATGAGCAGGATTTTTAACGGGCTCGGCGAGCCCATAGATAACGGGCCCCGGATCCTGCCCGAGAAAAAAATCAACATCAACGGGAGCCCGATAAATCCTTACGCGAGAGATTTCCCGAAAGAATTCATACAAACCGGAATTTCCTCCATTGACGGGATGAACACTCTTGTTCGCGGGCAAAAACTTCCCATATTTTCAGGATCAGGCCTCCCCCACGCGAGAATCGCGGCCCAGATAGCGAGACAGGCAAAAGTCCTTGGGAAAGAGGAAGAATTCGCCGTGGTATTCGGGGCCATGGGTATCACATTCGAAGAAGCGGACTTTTTTATCGAGGACTTCAAAAAGACAGGGGCGATAGACCGCGCCGTCCTTTTTATTAATTTGGCCAGCGACCCGCCCATCGAACGTATCGCCACGCCGCGCGTTGTTTTAACCACCGCCGAATACCTGGCTTTTGAAAAAGACAAGCATGTGCTCGTGATCCTGACCGACATGACAAACTACTGCGAGGCGCTCAGAGAGGTTTCAGCCGCGAGGAAAGAAGTACCGGGCAGGAGAGGCTACCCGGGATATTTATATACAGACCTCGCGACTATTTATGAACGGGCGGGCCGGGTCCAGGGCATGAAAGGTTCTATCACGCAGATACCGATCCTTACAATGCCTGAAGACGATAAGACCCATCCTGTCCCGGACCTGACAGGCTATATCACTGAAGGGCAGATAATAATATCTCGCAGCCTTCACCAGAAAAATATCTACCCGCCGATCGACGTTTTGCCGAGTCTTTCCCGCTTGAAGCAGAAAGGCATTGGCCGCGGCAGGACAAGGGACGACCACGCGGACCTGACAAACCAGTTGTTCGCTGGTTACGCGAGAGGGAAAGAGGCGAAGGAACTCGCTGTCATTCTCGGTGAGGCCGCGCTTTCTGAAACAGACAAGCTCTTTTCAAAATTTGCCGACGAGTTTGAAAATAAATTTGTGGCGCAGGGCGAATACGCGAACCGGCCAATCGAGGAAAGCCTGAATATCGGGTGGGAGCTTTTGAAAATCCTCCC
This genomic window contains:
- a CDS encoding V-type ATP synthase subunit B translates to MFKEYLSVTAVNGPLLLVERVEGVKYGELVEIELENKEVRRGQVLEVSGDKALIQIFEGSSGINLTGSRVRFTGKSIEIGVSLDMMSRIFNGLGEPIDNGPRILPEKKININGSPINPYARDFPKEFIQTGISSIDGMNTLVRGQKLPIFSGSGLPHARIAAQIARQAKVLGKEEEFAVVFGAMGITFEEADFFIEDFKKTGAIDRAVLFINLASDPPIERIATPRVVLTTAEYLAFEKDKHVLVILTDMTNYCEALREVSAARKEVPGRRGYPGYLYTDLATIYERAGRVQGMKGSITQIPILTMPEDDKTHPVPDLTGYITEGQIIISRSLHQKNIYPPIDVLPSLSRLKQKGIGRGRTRDDHADLTNQLFAGYARGKEAKELAVILGEAALSETDKLFSKFADEFENKFVAQGEYANRPIEESLNIGWELLKILPRSELKRVKEDQIKKYMDKNQ